ataaatggCTAATACTTGCTACAAGCAAGTTGCTTACTGCCAACAAGAATGTCTCttgttttaaacaatgtttaaaaaaagtacTCAAATATATTCTACCTTGCTAGTAAACAAGATTCAAATGATAAATGTCTAGGGATTCTCAAAAACCCGTCTACCATATACCTACATACCTTCTTCATGGTTATGTCTCAGTCTAGTTACTATTAAAAGATAAAGTAAATAGTCACCTTTTTCAGTTCAATAttgatactaaatatattatgtttctgaAGTATTTCAGGCTATTAAATactgaataaacataatattctgtAACTGATCAATGTTATCGGCCCTATGAGTCAAAGTGTTTCACATCATGTCCTCACCAAGATAATGATGAACATTCATTTGTTTTCATTCAAACACACTTACGTGCTGCATtatcattgtaatttttttaagaaatcacAGGCtatctttatataattaagGATAAGTTTAGTCTGtaatatactaataattttatacacatattccATGAATATACCAAATGCAACCGattaactaattaaaactaTAGTAATCATAACTATGAAAATCCAACAatcatctaattttaaaatctaaccACCTAAGTACATAGTTAAGTGATCATTTATTGGATGGAATTAGAAAAAGTATTGATTCAAACTAGCaatgcatattattttaaaataattattataaaaaaagaaataaagagtTTTCTTGAATCAATGTTTCAATTAACATGTTTTTCCATATAAAGGCATTTTATTACCCATACATGCACATGTTTACTTGATGAATAAGcaatgtgtttgttattatgtagataatttccataacataaaacaaatatagaactttagaataattttaaataattattatatttgttatttaatgtacaaatatattaataagtattgtgatattatttaaactCAGTAAAAAATCATGAAACTTATGTAACTCatatagtttaataatacaaaaagcgTGGAGGGCGAATTCAATGGGTGATGGGCAAGTAGATGATCAACTATTACAATTAGCTTAAATGTGATACATACTCCTTGTATAATAATAGGAAGATGaaagaataagaaaatttaaatgttacattaagagatgtagacaacaaaattatattaaatttaactaacCATTCTTGCACTTGTAgctttcaaaattcaaattcaagtTCCCATATCACAAATTGCATACCAGCAGTATGCCATCCACATTACAGAAAGCTTTCTTAATATAAACAAGTGTAACAAATTCTTACCAACAACAACAGTTCCTGCCTGCGCCTGCCCGAGCAATGCCTCTTTGTACTTTCTTAATGACTCATCTTCCTGATCCGCTGCAAGGATCTCCTCAATAGTCTTCTCCGGAGGAGGTTTGTATGACGACTTGATTTCTTCCTCCTCAGTATCTTCTTCAGGGGTGTGTGCTACTTCTGGATCACCAGACATGTTTTATCTGGAGTAGACAAGTTTCTCTAAATATAACTGaattcaatttacaaacacTTCACTGATACTTGtacattaaatgtttatacaCGCAGGAAAAAGGCACTGAgataagatttatattaaagttcGTGCTTATCTCTGTATTGCCAGTGTACTAATAATACACTAAGCGAAACTGCGACTTGAGTGTACCACCGTACGCAATTGATATATAACAAgaaaattacatattcaataCATGCATTAAAAGACACTGCAATGATTCATACTATTCATAACCTATACTTTATTACGTGTATTACAACGGCTCAAGTCTAAACGACATAGATCAATAGTTTTACGTGACGTACGCCCTTTATCTCCTTATGTGATTTCAATTGGCGATAAATTCAAGTTTGTCGAAATTTGTCAGCAAGGACATACTTTAATACTTGTGAAAATATCTCGTCCGGATAATGGAACCGCCCAAAGATAATAAACTTGGAAGAGGACAAACACGTAATGGTTTTTATAGGTACTAAATATTCGTAAAACAAAACGTAATATTgacctttataattatataccagTAAGCAAGAAAAATTAGCGGCTTCGTCACTGCTGCTCAATAACGCCGGAGCATATCATCGAGACACTgcatacacaaaaaaattacttacgttTTGACGACAAAGCGTTGATGGCTGATACAAAACGAAGAAATTACGAATACTTTAAACTAATTCTTACAGGTATTTGTGACGTAcaccaaaataaagataaaatttccaaaaaattAACGATTTCTAAAATCTATAGATCAAAAATGACGGACAAAATGCTTCCGGGCGGTCATCGAaccctaaaaaataatttattcacagaTCGTCTATGATCATTCACGGCTGTATCGACTCCTTATTGTTTTTGATacaaaagaaagagatagaCGTCTACGTTATGCgcaaaaaaactatttgtaataGGTATCACTCGTATTACTGTCTGCAAatctatactaaaaaaaattgtgaaacagAACTGTTTTGCcttaaaagcaaaaatattattatattattaacgagttaattaattaaaaatatagtgtcTAGATAGTTGATACTAAAATATCTACTTAACGAGCTATTTTAGAGAATATTGCGACTAGAGATAAGTCGTATTTAGAACATATTGTACTAGGTTAGATATTTTACGATACTAGGCAGTACATACCTGTTCCTATTTTGACAATACCTAATCTACctttcaattttcaaatatagCACTATTTCTCCTTATGTTTAAATAAGTGGGGAAAAACTCTGAG
This genomic window from Manduca sexta isolate Smith_Timp_Sample1 chromosome 12, JHU_Msex_v1.0, whole genome shotgun sequence contains:
- the LOC119188507 gene encoding rho GDP-dissociation inhibitor 2-like produces the protein MSGDPEVAHTPEEDTEEEEIKSSYKPPPEKTIEEILAADQEDESLRKYKEALLGQAQAGTVVVDPSDERKVIVKLCVVRHWTRRRRA